A window of Paracoccus albus genomic DNA:
CTCACCGATTATGGTTGGCGGTATCGGAATGGTTTAGCGATTTCATCCTCTCGCGCAGAAGGGTGCGTCGATGAAATTGGAAATACTCGGATGGGCAAACGGCAACGCATGAGATGGTCGCCCAAAGGCGCGCATCAAGTCGCCGTCACAAGAGCTGCTGTCCTCGATGGGCGATTGGCTGTCTCACAAATGGCAGCCTGACCCCCAAGTTTTGCCCACTCCCACACAGATTGAGGCAGAGCCCAATTAAGGGCAACGCGACAGTTGCGCGCTGTTTGTAAGTGCCGTCTGAGAGCGCCGGTCGCTTGTGAGCGATTACCCCGTTCAATTCGTGATACGCCACATCCGATACCGCCCCTGCCCGGTCATCTCGCGGACCAGACCCTTTTCCTCCATCCAGGCAAGGTTGCGCTGCACGGCGGCGCGACTGGCGCCGGTTAAGGCCTCGGCCATCGGGGCGGATACAAGGGGCCATTCGGTCAACACAGCGCGCAAGGCGCGCGGGGTCTTGCCCGAGAGTGGGATCATCTCGGTTTCCGCCCTCGCCGACCATGCCTCGATATCGTCAAGGTGCCGCATTGCGGTCAGGCAGGCGGTATCCATCCCGTCAAGCCAGCGCGCCAGACGGTCAGCGTGTGGGCCGCCGGCGCGCAGCCCCCCTGCCCCGCCCATGGCCAGAGGCGCAAAGACTGCGCCCTTGCCCTCGCTGGCCGCGATCCGCGCGGCCGTGACTGCCGCTTCCATTCGATCGCCCTGCTGCCCGAGGCCCGCGAGGCTCCAGAGGTGAAAACCCGCGCAGGCGCGAGTTATAGTGTGAAGATCGGCGGCTTGTTCCATCAGGTCGAGCCAACCGCCCGCACGGTGCGCGAAAGGCTCGGCTTCATCTACCATGTTCTCAGGATCGCGGCGGTCGAGGAAGCCAGACAGGTCCATCTCTGGGCCTGGCCCGCCTGTCAGACGACGTACCGCCCAACCAACCCGCGCGAGTGCAGCGGTGTCGTCTTGCAGGCCGGAAATGCGCATGGAAATCCAGAGCGCCAGCCGATCCGGGCCGATGCGGTCACCCGCGAACCAGCTGAGGTCGGCAGCCTCGATCAGGGCAAGCCTGTGCCGCCATCCTTCCGGGCCGCGCTTCAGCCGGTCGTCCAGCGCGCCGACGCGACCGGCCACACGAGCAAGACGCGCGGCATGACCCGCCTCTGCTTTCCGCCAATCGTCGAGGACCTCGGCTTCACGCGGTTCGGCCCGTGGTCCCGGCGGCAGATAATCCGGCTCCTCTTCCATCGGACCGGGCAGGAACCAAAGATCGTCCTCGGACGACTGTCCCACCTCCTCAGCGTCGAGTAAGAGAGCATCAGATTCATCATGAAAGGCAGGCGCTTGAGGTGTCATATGTGCAAAATACTAGAGTTTTGCATTCTACCCAAGGGTTTTGTCAGAGTGCGCCCATGCTGCTTATATAGCACGCGCGGGCGATAGTCGGCGAGGGCTCTCTGATTGCGCTGAGTGTATAGAAACCAAGGGCATTCCGGTAAGCAGCGCCAGAGCGCGCGCCCTTGCATTCGTTTACAAACGGTCGTTTATTAGTGATACATAAAATTGCAAACGGCCAGATTTCATGCCCCTGATAGGCTATGCCCGCGTTTCCACAGAGGATCAGACCCCCCTGCCCCAGTCCGAGGCGATGCAATCGGCGGGCTGTGCCGAGATCTTTGAAGAGCACGCCTCAGGCGGCAATCGCGCGCGTCCTGTGCTCACGCGGGTGCTCGAACGCGTCCAGAGCGGCGATACGCTGGTCGTCGTGCGGATCGACCGGCTTGCGCGGTCTCTGTCGCACTTACTGGAGGTGATCGAGCGTCTGGAGGCCAAGGGAGCTTTCTTCCGCTCGCTGCAGGACCCCATCGACACCGCCTCCCCTCAAGGAAAATTCACATTGCAGGTTCTGGGCGCCGCGGCGGAGTTCGAACGCGCGCTGATACGTGAGCGCACGAAGGCCGGGCTTGTCTCTGCGCGCGCCAAGGGCCGCGTTGGTGGCAATCCTGGGCTTCGCACCAAAGACCCCGCCGCGCTGCGCAAGGTGTGGCTGGCACGACAGGACGGCTACATGGAGCGCCTGAACGAAACCGCGCAGGATTGGGTGCCCCACGTGCGACGCCTGCGGCCGGATATGGCCTGGGAAGATGTTTTGCGAATCATTAACGGCCCCCTGCCTCACGACCGGCACTGGACCCAAAGCCGCCTACTCCGTGCTGTGAAAGCCTATGTCCGCGACGGGTTTCTACCAGATGCTGTGCTTGGCCGCGCCGGACGCCGCGAAACCGATGACCGCCTGCCGGCTATCGTGGCTGCCATCAAAGGCTCGGACCCCGAAATAACACTGCAGGCGATCTGCGACCGGCTGGAATCGATGCGTGAGCGCACCCCTCGAGGGCGCACCAGCTGGCAGCCGTCTTCGGTCAAAATGCTGCTTGAGCGTGCGGAAAAGTTGGGGCTCCTCTGAACACGACACTTGTGTTGGCCTAACAGATTGCCACTAAATCTAGAAAGTGCTTGCACGAATCTGGCTGCTCGGGCAATAGTCTCGAAAAATAACGCGCGGTCACATAAAAAACGCGCCCACGAATCGGGGCAGACATGAGCGAAGCAGAACAGGATCTAGATATCGCCATCGGGCACTACGCGGAACTTCTCGCGTCGAACCTGCAT
This region includes:
- a CDS encoding helix-turn-helix domain-containing protein is translated as MTPQAPAFHDESDALLLDAEEVGQSSEDDLWFLPGPMEEEPDYLPPGPRAEPREAEVLDDWRKAEAGHAARLARVAGRVGALDDRLKRGPEGWRHRLALIEAADLSWFAGDRIGPDRLALWISMRISGLQDDTAALARVGWAVRRLTGGPGPEMDLSGFLDRRDPENMVDEAEPFAHRAGGWLDLMEQAADLHTITRACAGFHLWSLAGLGQQGDRMEAAVTAARIAASEGKGAVFAPLAMGGAGGLRAGGPHADRLARWLDGMDTACLTAMRHLDDIEAWSARAETEMIPLSGKTPRALRAVLTEWPLVSAPMAEALTGASRAAVQRNLAWMEEKGLVREMTGQGRYRMWRITN
- a CDS encoding recombinase family protein, producing the protein MPLIGYARVSTEDQTPLPQSEAMQSAGCAEIFEEHASGGNRARPVLTRVLERVQSGDTLVVVRIDRLARSLSHLLEVIERLEAKGAFFRSLQDPIDTASPQGKFTLQVLGAAAEFERALIRERTKAGLVSARAKGRVGGNPGLRTKDPAALRKVWLARQDGYMERLNETAQDWVPHVRRLRPDMAWEDVLRIINGPLPHDRHWTQSRLLRAVKAYVRDGFLPDAVLGRAGRRETDDRLPAIVAAIKGSDPEITLQAICDRLESMRERTPRGRTSWQPSSVKMLLERAEKLGLL